Proteins from a genomic interval of Diospyros lotus cultivar Yz01 chromosome 6, ASM1463336v1, whole genome shotgun sequence:
- the LOC127804250 gene encoding probable calcium-binding protein CML41 codes for MEAGGTAPKSFGCFPLKGARGGLKLSLQRLRSKSSSTGSRSSRSPPPTRAPTSPSPSIRPHIMPTAREDDEFRQVFGYFDSDDDGKISAVELRAYFGSIGQYMSHEEAQVVINDFDSDGDGLIDMEDFLRLMKRDVKGDDNYKDDLKAAFQMFELHKGSGRITPKSLQRALSRLGEVNSYDECKAMIQVFDTDGNGELDFHEFHRMMA; via the coding sequence ATGGAAGCCGGGGGTACAGCTCCAAAATCATTCGGCTGCTTTCCTCTCAAGGGCGCCCGCGGAGGCCTCAAGCTAAGCCTCCAGCGTCTTCGGTCCAAGTCCAGCTCCACTGGTTCAAGGAGCTCTAGATCTCCTCCACCAACTCGAGCGCCAACATCTCCCTCTCCCAGTATTAGGCCCCACATCATGCCTACCGCAAGAGAAGACGATGAGTTCAGGCAAGTCTTCGGGTATTTCGACAGCGACGACGACGGCAAGATCTCGGCGGTGGAGCTGAGAGCTTATTTCGGGTCCATAGGGCAGTACATGTCGCACGAGGAGGCTCAAGTGGTGATAAATGACTTTGACTCGGATGGAGACGGGTTGATAGACATGGAAGACTTTCTGAGGCTGATGAAGAGGGACGTCAAAGGCGATGACAATTATAAGGATGACCTCAAGGCAGCCTTCCAGATGTTCGAGCTCCACAAAGGAAGCGGACGCATTACGCCGAAAAGCTTGCAGAGAGCGCTGAGTCGCCTCGGAGAAGTCAACTCCTACGACGAGTGCAAGGCCATGATTCAGGTTTTTGACACCGACGGCAATGGGGAGCTCGACTTCCACGAGTTCCACCGAATGATGGCTTGA